In Vigna unguiculata cultivar IT97K-499-35 chromosome 3, ASM411807v1, whole genome shotgun sequence, a single genomic region encodes these proteins:
- the LOC114178046 gene encoding casein kinase II subunit alpha-2 — protein sequence MSKARVYTDVNVLRPKEYWDYESLTVQWGDQDDYEVVRKVGRGKYSEVFEGINVNSNDRCIIKILKPVKKKKIKREIKILQNLCGGPNIVKLLDIVRDQHSKTPSLIFEYVNSTDFKVLYPTLTDYDIRYYIYELLKALDYCHSQGIMHRDVKPHNVMIDHELRKLRLIDWGLAEFYHPGKEYNVRVASRYFKGPELLVDLQDYDYSLDMWSLGCMFAGMIFRKEPFFYGHDNHDQLVKIAKVLGTDELNAYLNKYHLELDPQLDALVGRHSRKPWSKFINADNQHLVSPEAIDFLDKLLRYDHQDRLTAREAMAHPYFSQVRAAESSRMRTQ from the exons ATGTCGAAGGCGCGTGTCTACACCGATGTCAACGTTCTTCGCCCCAAAGAGTACTGGGATTACGAGTCTCTCACCGTTCAATGGGG CGATCAGGATGATTATGAGGTTGTCCGAAAAGTGGGAAGGGGGAAGTACAGTGAAGTTTTTGAAGGCATAAATGTTAATAGCAACGACCGCTGTATAATTAAGATTCTTAAGcctgttaagaaaaaaaag AttaaaagagagataaaaatacTTCAGAACCTTTGTGGGGGACCAAATATTGTTAAGCTTCTTGATATTGTCAGAGATCAACACTCTAAAACTCCTAGCTTAATATTTGAGTATGTCAACAGTACAGATTTTAAAGTTTTGTATCCAACCTTGACTGATTATGACATACGCTATTATATATACGAGCTTCTCAag GCCTTAGATTACTGCCATTCCCAAGGCATAATGCATAGAGATGTGAAACCTCATAATGTTATGATAGATCATGAATTACGGAAACTCCGCCTGATAGATTGGGGTCTTGCTGAATTTTATCACCCTGGAAAGGAATACAATGTTCGTGTGGCTTCAAG ATACTTTAAGGGCCCTGAACTTCTAGTTGATTTGCAAGATTATGACTACTCATTAGACATGTGGAGTCTTGGCTGCATGTTTGCTGGAATG ATATTTCGCAAGGAGCCTTTCTTTTATGGACACGACAACCATGACCAACTTGTAAAAATAGCTAAG GTGCTTGGTACTGATGAACTAAATGCATATCTGAATAAGTATCATCTGGAGCTTGATCCTCAACTTGATGCACTAGTTGGAAG GCACAGTCGCAAACCTTGGTCTAAATTTATTAATGCTGATAATCAACATCTCGTGTCTCCTGAG GCAATTGATTTTCTTGATAAGCTCCTTCGATACGATCACCAGGACAGGCTTACAGCAAGAGAAGCAATG GCACATCCATATTTCTCTCAAGTAAGGGCAGCTGAAAGCAGCAGAATGAGGACACAGTAA